A stretch of the Actinomycetota bacterium genome encodes the following:
- a CDS encoding biotin transporter BioY, with translation MHAVRYGAIVDRVVPRGQSRASTLVRDILLVLAGTAVVSLLAQVSIPWYPVPFTGQTLAVLLVGGMLGAWRGALSLVLYFAIGALGAPIFSDQSGGWDIITGATGGYIIGFILAAAVVGWLCERGADRRVVPMIGVLLLGNVLIYAIGLPWLANWSPAGDGVTLGWSQAYELGVQPFILGDLLKLAVVAAILPAGWALLQRTGFGKNREEDGPPAGIV, from the coding sequence ATGCATGCAGTTCGCTACGGGGCGATCGTCGATCGCGTCGTCCCCCGCGGCCAGAGCCGGGCAAGCACGCTCGTCCGCGACATCCTGCTGGTCCTCGCCGGCACGGCCGTGGTGTCGCTGCTGGCGCAGGTATCGATCCCCTGGTACCCGGTGCCGTTCACCGGGCAGACCCTCGCCGTGCTGCTGGTGGGCGGCATGCTGGGCGCGTGGCGCGGCGCGCTGTCGCTGGTGCTGTACTTCGCCATCGGCGCGCTCGGTGCCCCGATCTTCAGCGACCAGTCCGGTGGCTGGGACATCATCACGGGCGCCACGGGCGGCTACATCATCGGCTTCATCCTCGCCGCCGCCGTGGTGGGATGGCTGTGCGAGCGCGGCGCCGACCGCCGGGTGGTGCCCATGATCGGCGTGCTGCTGCTGGGGAACGTGCTCATCTACGCCATCGGCCTGCCCTGGCTGGCCAACTGGTCGCCCGCGGGCGACGGCGTGACGCTGGGGTGGTCGCAGGCCTACGAGCTCGGCGTGCAGCCGTTCATCCTGGGTGACCTGCTGAAGCTGGCGGTCGTCGCGGCGATCCTGCCCGCGGGCTGGGCGCTGCTGCAGCGCACGGGCTTCGGCAAGAACCGCGAGGAGGACGGCCCGCCCGCCGGCATCGTCTAG
- a CDS encoding methylenetetrahydrofolate reductase, whose amino-acid sequence MSAPTRLESALAEGRFAVTSEMGPPKSADPSVIAEKARLLGPVTDAVNITDNQTAQSRMCPLASGRIALDNGAEPVMQMTVRDRNRMALSSDILGASALGIHNTLCMSGDPIHIGNHPDAAVVNDIDTMALLRLQASLRNGRFMNEAEEELAGEPPHLVIGATAHPAADDPDVEISKIRAKMEAGADFFQTQLVYEPERVAAFMSRLEAADLPALPKLLIGVGPFKHLRMAEHMRDKVWGVTVPDALITRMQQADDEGETGMDICVEVIQALREIPGVAGVHVMAIAWETSVPEILSRAGLVPAAR is encoded by the coding sequence ATGAGCGCTCCCACCCGTCTCGAAAGCGCCCTCGCGGAGGGCCGTTTCGCCGTCACCAGCGAAATGGGCCCGCCCAAGAGCGCCGATCCCTCGGTGATCGCCGAGAAGGCCCGCCTGCTGGGGCCGGTGACCGACGCGGTGAACATCACCGACAACCAGACGGCGCAGTCGCGCATGTGCCCGCTGGCATCGGGGCGCATCGCGCTCGACAACGGCGCCGAGCCGGTGATGCAGATGACCGTGCGCGACCGCAACCGCATGGCGCTCAGCAGCGACATCCTGGGCGCGTCGGCGCTGGGGATCCACAACACGCTGTGCATGAGCGGCGACCCCATCCACATCGGCAACCACCCCGACGCCGCCGTGGTGAACGACATCGACACCATGGCGCTGCTGCGCCTGCAGGCGTCCCTGCGCAACGGCCGCTTCATGAACGAGGCCGAGGAGGAGCTGGCCGGCGAGCCGCCGCACCTGGTGATCGGCGCCACGGCCCACCCTGCCGCCGACGACCCCGACGTGGAGATCTCGAAGATCCGCGCCAAGATGGAGGCGGGCGCCGACTTCTTCCAGACCCAGCTGGTGTACGAGCCCGAGCGCGTGGCGGCCTTCATGAGCCGCCTCGAGGCCGCCGACCTTCCCGCCCTGCCCAAGCTGCTCATCGGCGTGGGCCCCTTCAAGCACCTGCGCATGGCCGAGCACATGCGCGACAAGGTGTGGGGCGTCACGGTGCCCGACGCGCTCATCACCCGCATGCAGCAGGCCGATGATGAGGGCGAGACCGGCATGGACATCTGCGTGGAGGTCATCCAGGCCCTGCGCGAGATCCCGGGCGTTGCCGGCGTGCATGTGATGGCGATCGCCTGGGAAACGTCGGTGCCGGAGATCCTCTCGCGCGCCGGCTTGGTGCCCGCCGCCCGCTAG
- a CDS encoding fumarylacetoacetate hydrolase family protein, whose translation MRLCSFRGPDGTVPGLVEGDTVVPLAVADALDVIRGADPVPAGDPVPLSWVVLEAPVVPGNAFGIGLNYRAHAAETGKEPPDEPVLFAKMRGTVNRPSGPVVHPEWTRCLDYEGELGVVIGPRAHRVPVDRALEHVFGYTVVNDVSARDRQKSEPQWIRAKSGWGFMPMGPWITSNGEAGDPQDMRIRTWVNGELRQDTSTEDMIFTVAELVSFASHVFPLEPGDVITTGTPQGVGVGMDPMRFLQPGDIVRIEISRLGAIEHEIVLP comes from the coding sequence ATGCGCCTGTGCTCCTTCCGCGGCCCCGACGGGACCGTTCCCGGACTGGTCGAAGGGGACACCGTGGTGCCTCTCGCCGTGGCCGACGCCCTCGACGTCATTCGCGGGGCAGACCCCGTGCCAGCGGGCGATCCCGTGCCGCTGTCGTGGGTGGTGCTCGAGGCCCCGGTGGTGCCGGGCAATGCCTTCGGCATCGGGCTCAACTACCGGGCGCACGCGGCGGAGACGGGCAAGGAGCCGCCCGACGAGCCGGTGCTGTTCGCCAAGATGCGCGGCACGGTGAACCGGCCGTCGGGCCCGGTGGTGCACCCCGAGTGGACGCGCTGCCTCGACTACGAGGGCGAGCTTGGTGTGGTGATCGGCCCGCGGGCGCACCGCGTGCCGGTGGACCGCGCACTCGAGCACGTGTTCGGGTACACGGTGGTCAACGACGTCAGCGCCCGCGACCGGCAGAAGAGCGAGCCGCAGTGGATCCGCGCCAAGAGCGGGTGGGGGTTCATGCCCATGGGTCCGTGGATCACCTCGAATGGGGAGGCCGGCGACCCCCAGGACATGCGCATCCGCACATGGGTGAACGGCGAGCTGCGCCAGGACACCAGCACCGAGGACATGATCTTCACCGTCGCCGAGCTGGTGTCGTTCGCATCGCATGTGTTCCCGCTGGAGCCAGGCGACGTGATCACCACCGGCACCCCGCAGGGCGTGGGCGTGGGGATGGACCCCATGCGGTTCCTTCAGCCCGGGGACATCGTGCGCATCGAGATCAGCCGGCTGGGCGCGATCGAGCATGAGATCGTTCTGCCGTGA
- a CDS encoding CDP-alcohol phosphatidyltransferase family protein: protein MPKALPGTTGASSTTHDSGTGSPAGTGSAPRMTSRASATARGTTVSPSTSPGTVPSGPRKEHRRIGRYPTDLPPALAWPSPDHGRGPISPRTDDTRTDGNPAARQAVSEGVRGFFAPFVRFLVRMGVTPNAITVFGFVLAIATAVLAGLQLWIWAAVVGIIGGLSDLFDGSVARLSGKASRFGAFLDSNLDRLGEGLVLGGIGVAMASDGRTYAVAMIFLALTGAFLVSYTRARAEGLGIDSNKGGLFSRTERLILIGFALLLGGWGITIEVIMTILAVGTLITFAQRLFYVHSVLRDADGPPDTR, encoded by the coding sequence ATGCCGAAGGCATTGCCCGGCACCACCGGGGCCTCGAGCACCACCCACGACAGCGGCACGGGATCGCCCGCTGGCACGGGGTCTGCCCCGCGAATGACGTCGAGGGCGTCGGCCACGGCGAGAGGCACCACGGTGTCCCCTTCGACCAGTCCGGGAACGGTCCCGTCGGGGCCGCGGAAGGAGCACAGGCGCATCGGCCGCTATCCTACGGACCTCCCGCCGGCCCTTGCGTGGCCGTCACCTGACCACGGAAGGGGCCCTATCTCTCCGCGCACTGATGACACCCGCACCGACGGGAACCCCGCAGCGCGGCAGGCCGTGTCCGAGGGGGTCCGCGGATTCTTCGCCCCCTTCGTGCGGTTCCTGGTGCGCATGGGCGTCACGCCCAATGCCATCACGGTGTTCGGCTTCGTGCTGGCTATCGCGACGGCGGTGCTCGCCGGCCTCCAGCTGTGGATCTGGGCGGCGGTCGTGGGGATCATCGGGGGGTTGAGCGACCTGTTCGACGGCTCGGTGGCCCGCCTCAGCGGCAAGGCCAGCCGCTTCGGGGCGTTCCTCGACTCCAACCTCGACCGCCTCGGCGAGGGCCTCGTGCTCGGGGGCATCGGCGTGGCCATGGCCAGCGACGGCCGCACCTACGCCGTCGCCATGATCTTCCTCGCGCTCACCGGGGCATTCCTGGTGTCGTACACCCGCGCACGCGCCGAGGGGCTGGGCATCGACTCCAACAAGGGCGGGCTGTTCAGCCGCACCGAGCGACTGATCCTCATCGGCTTCGCGCTGCTGCTGGGCGGCTGGGGAATCACCATCGAGGTCATTATGACCATCCTCGCCGTGGGGACTCTCATCACCTTCGCCCAGCGCCTTTTCTACGTACACTCCGTGCTCCGGGATGCCGACGGGCCCCCGGACACCAGGTAA
- a CDS encoding inositol-3-phosphate synthase: MPTGPRTPGKQRGRPDLVGKSVNVAIIGVGNCASSFVQGVQYYKDAGKDDFVPGLMHSVLGGYHVKDINFTAAIDIDVNKVGLDLADAIFTEPNNTIKFSDVPETGVHVSRGMTHDGLGKYLSEVIEKAPGETADITGLLKSTKTDVVVSYLPVGSEQATKWYVEHILAAGCGFVNCVPVFIGREHYWQERFREAGAPIVGDDIKSQVGATIVHRQLTRLMRERGVRLKHTTQLNFGGNTDFLNMLERERLESKKISKTNAVTSMLDYEMDPKDIHIGPSDYVPWLTDRKWAHIRLEGQAFGDVPLNIELKLEVWDSPNSAGVVIDAVRCCKLARDRGISGTLEGPSSYFMKSPPIQHPDDVARQMTEEFISGESDAALPR, encoded by the coding sequence ATGCCGACGGGCCCCCGGACACCAGGTAAACAACGGGGGAGACCCGATCTCGTGGGCAAGTCGGTCAACGTGGCCATCATCGGCGTGGGCAACTGCGCCTCGTCGTTCGTCCAGGGCGTGCAGTACTACAAGGACGCCGGCAAGGACGACTTCGTCCCCGGCCTCATGCATTCGGTGCTGGGCGGCTACCACGTGAAGGACATCAACTTCACCGCGGCGATCGACATCGACGTCAACAAGGTGGGCCTCGACCTGGCCGACGCGATCTTCACCGAGCCCAACAACACCATCAAGTTCTCGGACGTCCCCGAGACCGGCGTGCACGTGTCGCGCGGCATGACCCACGACGGGCTGGGCAAGTACCTCTCGGAGGTCATCGAGAAGGCGCCGGGCGAGACTGCCGACATCACCGGGCTGCTTAAGAGCACCAAGACCGACGTGGTGGTGTCGTACCTGCCGGTGGGTTCCGAGCAGGCCACCAAGTGGTATGTGGAGCACATCCTGGCCGCGGGCTGCGGGTTCGTGAACTGCGTGCCGGTGTTCATCGGCCGCGAGCACTACTGGCAGGAGCGCTTCCGCGAGGCCGGCGCGCCGATCGTGGGCGACGACATCAAGAGCCAGGTGGGCGCCACCATCGTGCACCGCCAGCTCACCCGCCTCATGCGCGAGCGCGGCGTGCGCCTCAAGCACACTACGCAGCTCAACTTCGGCGGCAACACCGACTTCCTCAACATGCTCGAGCGCGAGCGCCTCGAGAGCAAGAAGATCAGCAAGACCAACGCCGTCACCTCGATGCTCGACTACGAGATGGACCCCAAGGACATCCACATCGGGCCGAGCGACTACGTGCCGTGGCTCACCGACCGCAAGTGGGCGCACATCCGCCTTGAGGGCCAGGCGTTCGGTGACGTGCCGCTCAACATCGAGCTCAAGCTCGAGGTGTGGGACTCCCCCAACTCGGCCGGCGTGGTGATCGACGCCGTGCGCTGCTGCAAGCTGGCCAGGGACCGCGGCATCTCGGGCACGCTCGAGGGTCCGTCGTCGTACTTCATGAAGAGCCCGCCCATCCAGCACCCGGACGACGTCGCCCGCCAGATGACCGAGGAGTTCATCAGCGGCGAGAGCGACGCCGCCCTGCCCAGGTAG
- a CDS encoding glycosyltransferase, whose product MSDSPLRIALVSPHAFPPGDDVGHAVAAEAEALARRGHAVTILAPGKGRQAADAGRRRIEALEAGDADAVAAGPGGPPLLVATSRAIRKSSKGTGRRLGGPIESASGLEIALGLGGFDVAHLHEPLAPSPALAALRHATGIRAVTFHRTAPLAGVAFVRPLVDRALAQADLRIALSPAARHVLAGVLPGEYEVVPEGLDPALFGPPADHPGIVVVARDRDRTGLRFVLRALVGTDPAQTGPITIIGPPDAPQRTRTAVPKALRDRVRVVPDAGAVSRAEALREGRIALFPTDEEAGSPVLREAMAASMCVLAARCPDADDALGTDAGMTLPPFNAEAWADAVASCLANPARVALFGAAAEVRGRARAWDDVAVDLEQLYRGAVARPAEAAAAGAEPPVFADLRVRTGPGLGPREIVATAVERDIRVVAVAAPGGIEPALEVHRAAPERVRVIVGQEIDTREGVIVGLFLTHSVPDGLALDDSLRRVRDQGGITVIPHPDSAIAPPAESLRGAQHLIDCHEGLTPMRPAAQATDAALLLQRAGLVVTAGSAAAAPAEMGTAGVLMRPFAGPEEFLAALGDARPVRRRRGLRGRSARSSRRASQQDA is encoded by the coding sequence GTGAGCGACTCACCGCTCAGGATCGCCCTGGTATCGCCCCACGCGTTCCCCCCGGGGGACGACGTGGGGCACGCGGTTGCCGCCGAGGCCGAGGCCCTGGCGCGCCGCGGGCATGCGGTGACGATCCTCGCCCCCGGCAAGGGCCGGCAGGCAGCCGACGCGGGCCGGCGGCGCATCGAGGCGCTGGAGGCCGGCGACGCCGACGCCGTGGCCGCAGGTCCCGGCGGGCCGCCCCTGCTGGTGGCCACCTCACGGGCCATCCGCAAGAGCAGCAAGGGCACCGGGCGCCGCCTCGGCGGGCCCATCGAATCGGCATCGGGGCTCGAGATCGCCCTTGGCCTGGGCGGCTTCGACGTGGCCCACCTGCACGAGCCCCTGGCCCCGTCGCCCGCGCTGGCCGCGCTGCGCCATGCCACCGGCATTCGGGCGGTCACCTTCCACCGCACCGCGCCACTGGCCGGCGTGGCGTTCGTGCGGCCCCTCGTGGACCGCGCCCTGGCGCAGGCCGATCTTCGCATCGCGCTCTCGCCCGCCGCACGCCACGTGCTGGCCGGGGTGCTCCCCGGCGAGTACGAGGTGGTGCCCGAGGGGCTCGACCCGGCGCTGTTCGGGCCGCCCGCCGATCATCCCGGCATCGTGGTGGTGGCCCGCGATCGCGATCGCACCGGGCTGCGCTTCGTGCTGCGCGCGCTGGTGGGCACCGACCCCGCGCAGACCGGCCCCATCACCATCATCGGGCCGCCCGACGCGCCCCAGCGCACGCGCACGGCGGTGCCCAAGGCGCTGCGTGACCGCGTGCGGGTGGTGCCCGACGCCGGAGCGGTCAGCCGCGCCGAGGCCCTGCGCGAGGGGCGCATCGCACTGTTCCCCACCGACGAGGAGGCTGGTAGCCCCGTGCTGCGCGAGGCCATGGCCGCATCGATGTGCGTGCTGGCCGCGCGCTGCCCCGATGCGGACGATGCGCTCGGCACCGACGCCGGCATGACCCTTCCCCCCTTCAACGCCGAGGCGTGGGCCGATGCCGTGGCGTCGTGCCTCGCCAACCCGGCGCGGGTGGCGTTGTTCGGCGCCGCGGCCGAGGTCCGGGGGCGCGCGCGCGCGTGGGACGACGTGGCCGTCGACCTCGAACAGTTGTACCGCGGCGCGGTGGCCCGCCCCGCAGAGGCGGCCGCCGCGGGCGCCGAGCCGCCGGTGTTCGCCGATCTTCGCGTGCGCACGGGCCCCGGACTCGGGCCGCGCGAGATCGTGGCCACGGCCGTGGAGCGCGACATCCGCGTCGTGGCGGTCGCGGCCCCGGGCGGCATCGAGCCGGCACTCGAGGTGCACCGCGCAGCGCCCGAGCGCGTGCGGGTGATCGTGGGGCAGGAGATCGACACCCGCGAGGGCGTGATCGTGGGACTGTTCCTCACGCACTCGGTGCCCGACGGCCTGGCGCTGGATGACTCGCTGCGCCGCGTGCGCGACCAAGGCGGCATCACCGTGATTCCCCACCCCGACTCCGCCATCGCGCCGCCGGCCGAGTCGCTGCGCGGCGCGCAGCACCTGATCGACTGCCACGAGGGGCTCACGCCCATGCGCCCGGCCGCGCAGGCCACCGATGCCGCACTGCTTCTGCAGCGAGCGGGCCTGGTGGTGACCGCGGGAAGCGCCGCGGCGGCCCCCGCCGAGATGGGCACGGCCGGCGTGCTCATGCGGCCCTTCGCCGGCCCCGAGGAGTTCCTGGCCGCGCTGGGCGACGCCCGCCCGGTGCGCCGGCGCCGCGGCCTTCGCGGCCGGAGCGCGCGTTCCTCGCGCCGCGCGTCGCAGCAGGATGCCTAG
- a CDS encoding uracil-DNA glycosylase encodes MSAESPATPEPGPDEGRSVPRIEDAYLDRAIREMHLLEERMDACMGCAASGTFPVKASGSPTADIMLIKWQSSLSERQEGVSFYGRSGEAVRRSVERLHVDPSALYGTLVLKCPHADPSGPMGDELEWLAEEIRIVRPRLIVVMGDRSIGAVDALKFPMAEPLPVEQGVVTRWTPSIEALVTPDIDDSLDEQDAKRRFWAAFRALGDWYAAEPPW; translated from the coding sequence ATGAGCGCCGAGTCACCCGCCACTCCCGAGCCCGGTCCCGACGAGGGACGGTCCGTCCCGCGCATCGAGGATGCCTACCTTGATCGGGCGATCCGTGAGATGCACCTGCTCGAGGAGCGCATGGACGCCTGCATGGGCTGCGCCGCCTCGGGCACGTTCCCGGTGAAGGCATCGGGATCGCCCACCGCGGACATCATGCTCATCAAGTGGCAGTCGTCGCTCTCGGAGCGCCAGGAGGGCGTGTCGTTCTACGGGCGATCGGGCGAGGCCGTGCGCCGCAGCGTGGAGCGCCTGCACGTGGACCCCTCCGCGCTCTACGGCACCCTGGTGCTCAAGTGCCCGCACGCCGACCCGTCGGGGCCCATGGGCGACGAGCTCGAGTGGCTGGCCGAGGAGATCCGCATCGTGCGCCCGCGGCTCATCGTGGTGATGGGCGACCGCAGCATCGGCGCCGTTGACGCCCTGAAGTTCCCCATGGCCGAGCCCCTGCCCGTGGAGCAGGGCGTGGTCACCCGCTGGACGCCGTCCATCGAGGCGCTGGTCACCCCGGACATCGACGACTCCCTCGACGAGCAGGACGCCAAGCGCCGCTTCTGGGCCGCCTTCCGGGCCCTCGGCGACTGGTACGCAGCCGAGCCCCCCTGGTAG